Within the Coraliomargarita parva genome, the region CGGATGACCTTGGCGGTGGATTCCAACCGCATCGATGACCTTGCCCGCATAGCAGGCGGATGTTTGGGAGTAGATCCTCTGGGTCATCAGGCGTAGCTGATTCTTTTTCAGGCCGCTGATCCCGGCATTGGCTATGGAATTTTCAATCCGTCGCCGCCGGTTCGGGTCCTCATCGACTATATACGACGTGAGGATGCCTTGAATCGATTCTTTGGTTATATTTTCAACTTCACATCTGAGACGATTTTCAATCTCAGAACAAACAGCCCGGTCAGAAAGACGCAACGGACATCCGTCGCAGCCCATGACGGGGTTGATGGTGCCATCGCACCATTGAATTTTGGTTATTTGCATATTAAGTATGCAGGGTGGACTGTCAAAGAACGTAGTATGTATTCTGATAGGCTATACGTTCGTAACAAGCTTATTATCAATGTTTTATTGTTCATGTTGTAGCGTTTTGATGCATCTTGTTTCACCTCTTTTCATCAGGCTGCATTTGTCTGCCATGAGCTTATTCTGTTGTAGTGTCTGAACAGATCCATCTGCAGTGAAAGGCAAGCGATTCTAACAGTGTGACGGATCGATAGACGCGATACATTGAGCCGAGCCTTCTCCTAAATAATAAGGTGACGCTGTATAGCTTTATTATTTACATTTTAATTACTTGTCGTCTGACGTAGTTCTTCGCAGGTTTTGGCATAACGAATGTATGCTTTAACTAGTCCGATGCCCGTAAAACTGTATCACTCTATTGTGATTGGTCGGCTGATTCCTCGTATCATGTTGCCCGATGTGAGTGGTGTATTTCCAGAGTTTCGTCTAGAAAGGAAGTTAAGCCTGTGATCCGTTTCATACATACCGCCGATTGGCAGATGGGCATGAAAGCTAGTGGGCTTGGGGCGGCTTCGCAGGCTGTGCGTGAGGCCCGCTTGGATTCGATCAAACGCCTAGTCGAACTGGGAAATGAAAAGGAAGCTGAGCTGATATTGGTCACTGGCGACATATTCGAAGACAACGCAGTGGATCGATTACTCGTTCGAAAGGTCGGCCAACTACTGGCCGCGTTCAAGGGAAAGGTGTTCATCGCGCCCGGCAACCATGATCCCTTGGCTCCCGGCTGTGTTTGGGAGCATCCGGTATGGGAGGAGAGTAGGAACGTCATGGTCATTCGTCAGAACGAACCGATAGAGCTGGAAAACTGCACGATTTACCCTTCGCCTCTTAAAGAGAAATACTCCACCCGAAACCCTGTTTCGTGGATACAGGCGCAGGACTCCGCGAAGATCGCCATTGGGATGGGGCATGGAAACGTTGAAGGTTTACCAGATGTGGAGCCCGATTTTCCTATCCCTCAAAATGCGGCTGAAACAGCTGGCCTGGATTATTTGGGCATCGGCCACTGGCACTCCTACGCACCTTACAAAGATGGTAACGGAGCGATTCGCATGGCTTACTCCGGCACGCATGAGACTACCAAATTCGGCGAGCGGGACAGTGGTAACGCACTCTTGATCGAAATCTCGGAACGCGGCGCCACTCCCAATATTGAAGTGCTTCCAACTGGGTGCCTTTCTTGGTATTCTATGGAGCGTAGCTTGGATACTCCCGGCTCGTTGAAACCCATCATTAGCGAGTTAAGTGCATTGGACGACTCCGAGCAAACGCTGGTGCGTTTGCGTCTCAACGGACTTCTTTTTGCATCGGACCGAGAGGACTTGGAGTCGATTCGTGAAATACTGCAAACACGCTTCCTCTTCGGGGAACTTCGCGCTGATACACTGACACCAGCACCGGAAGATGATACATGGATTGAGGAACTGCCTGCCGGTGCGCTTCGCGAAGCTGCCGAGACTATTCGACAGCAAGCCATGCATGGAGCCAACGACCGCGACCGTGCAGTCGCCACCCGAGCCTTAATCGAACTGTTTGATAGCAAGGAGAAGGCAGCCTCATGATCCTGAAGCGTATCATCGTCTCCAATTGGCGCAGCCTCCTCGACGAGGTCGAAGTTGGACCGTTTTCTGAAGGCCTGAATGTGATCCACGCGCCCAACGGCACGGGTAAGTCTTCCCTGTTCGAGGCTATGCGTCGTGGCCTGTTCGATGCTCATCATGTCAGCGGAGGTGAGATTGCAGCGGTTCAACCTTGGGGACGTGATTTGACTCCTTCGGTTGCCATTGAGTTTATCGAAGGCGATGCTACCTGGCGTGTCGAAAAAGCTTTCCTTTCGGGAAAATCCGCAAAGCTGCTCCGCTTGGAGGGCGGAACCTTCAAACCCGTCGCAGATGGCCGTAATGCGGATGAGCGCATCCGCGAAATCCTGTCGGCTGAAGCACCGGGGAGGGGACTGTCCAAGCAAGAACACTGGGGCTTGGCCCAAATTCTATGGGCGCCGCAGGGTGAACTGCATCTTGATAAAATTTCAGGCAACGCGGCGGAACGCCTGAAGGGGGCTCTGGGCATTCAAATGTCTGGCGAGAGCGGTGGTCAAATCGAGGACCGTATCGAAGAAAAATATCTCCAATTTTTCACCAAGAAGGGCAGTTTCAAAGGCGGCAAGAATGCAGCGCCACTTGTCCTGTTCCAAGAAAGAGAGACCGAGTTAGCGCAGCAGTTGACTACAATTCGCGAGAAGCACCTCGCCTTCGAGCAGGCAGGACACGATGTCGAAGATGCCCGGCAGCGTCGTTTCCAGGCTCGCCGTGAGGCCGATGCGCTGCGCGACACCGTCACCAAAACCCGCGCCAACGCGGAGGCCTATGCAAAGCTGAAATCGGAGCAAAGCAATAAGCGCGATGCGGAAGCGCTGGCCAAGGAGAAATACGATGGTCTCAACAGCCGCCAACAGAAGATTGGCCAAACCCGGGAACAGATTGCTACGCTATCTAAGACTGCCGAAGAGCAAGTATCTCAGCTCACCGGACTCCAGAAAGAAGAACAACAGGCGAAGGATGCACTGGCGACGCAGCGCACAGCGCAGGAAAACGCCCGTGCCAAGCGCAGCCAACTCTCCGAGCGCCAGAAGACCATCGACAGCGCTCGCGACTACCTCAAGCAGCGTGAAAGCCTAGAAGCACTTGGAAAGCGACTGGGCCAAGTCGAAGAGTTGACCCAGAAAAAGACCAAAGCCTCGCAGTCATTGGAGGGCATCCTCGCGCCATCTACAAAGGCGATTCGTGACCTGCGCAAATGGATCGGTCAGCGAGATCAAGCGACTATTGCCCTCAAAGCATCTCAAATACACCTCACGATCACACCGGAGAAAGACATCGTGGTCAAAAGCGCCACCGGCTCCGGAGACAGCAAGGTCGAAGCCGGGAAAACCTTCGAACTGTCAGGCGATGACTGGGTGGATGTGTCGGTTACGGACTTTGGCTCGATTCGAGCCTCGGGTCCCAAAGGCAACGCCGATGGACACCGCACTGAGCTCGACGAAGCGAAGCAGAAGATCGAAAACCTCACACAACCTTACGGCACCGACGATCCGGAGAAGTTGCAAGAGCTCCGCAATCAGGCAGACAAGCTGGAGCAGGACGTTCAGACACTCGAAGAGCGCATTGAGGATATTCTGTCTGGAGATGCTCTCGATGTGCTGAAACAGAATCAGGCCGAGCTCCAGGCACGAACTGCGGAGACAGAAAAGCAGTTCGATGGATGGTCCGAGCAGCCACCGAGTCTGAGTGCCCTGCAGTCTCAGTTCGAGACCTTAAGCAAGGGCATCGAAGATGCGATTGCAGCCGCAGAGGATGCTTACGAAAAAGCGCAGGCCGGACACACCGCAGCCGATAAGGCGGTCAGTGAAGCTCAAGCAGACCTGAAAGTGGTTCAGGGGCAGTTGGAAACCGCCCAGCGCCAATTGACAGAGCTCAGTAGCGACAACCTCTCAGACGAAGAGCGGACCAAGGCGATTTCTGAAGCGTTGATGTCCTGGCAGGCAGCCAAGGTGACCGCCGAAAAGGCAGAGGAAGCCCTGAAACAATTTCCCGATGACCCCAGCAAAGAGCTCGATAAGTTGGAAAAGCAGCTCACGGCACTGGAGGATACCGAGTCCAAGGCCCGCGACGAGGAAAAGACCTCTGAAGGGCAGTTACAGTCGCTCGCGGCCGAGGGCACCTACTCAAAGCTGGTTGCCGCCGAGGAAGAATTGGCTGCGGTGAAGACCGAGATCGAGCAGGAATCCATCCGCATGGATGCCATCCAGTTGCTCCACGATACCGTCTCCAACTGCAAAAGTCGCATGGTGGCCAGTGTCTCGGCTCCCGTCGCTCGCAGTGCCTCCCGCATGCTATCCCGCATCGTCGGGCCTCGCCTCGGTCAGTTGCAATTGACTGGTGACTTCGTGCCCGATGCCGTGAGCCCGGAAATCGCAACGGATCCCGTAGCACTGCACAACCTTTCCGGAGGGGAACAGGAGCAGCTCTATCTGGTAGCCCGTCTGGCCCTGGCCGACGTGCTCGCCAAAGAGCAGCGCCAGTTGGTCGTTCTGGATGACGTGCTGAACGCAACTGATGCCGGACGGCTCGCGCGTCTCTTAACCCTTATGGAAGAAGTTTCCGACCGACTCCAAATTATCATCCTCACCTGCCACCCAGAGCGCTACCGGGCGCTTGAGGAAGCTAAATTTTTTGAACTGAAATGAGCGACACCATGATATCGACTCCCGAGAAAAAAGAACCACACGTAAATATTCTTAAAACACGTGATGATCGAAAGCCTGTCTACTTTACCCAATCAGAGGACGATAAGTATCAGATCGACAGTGCCGAGAAGCCATCTTGGGCGGAGAACACGTTTTCTGTAAATGACTTGCGTCAGCGAATTGAACCTTGGCTAACAGCCCTTTTTCAATCTGAACATCTATCCTTATTAGCAGGCTCTGGCCTCACCCACGCTATCCATTATCTGGCAGCAAATAAAGCAGCAGCTGGGATGAATCGTGCCGAGTTCGTGATAGAAGGTGCAAAGATCAAAGAAGCTGCAAACAAGTCCGCTGAAGCTGTTGTCCGTAAAAATCCGAATATCGAGGATGACCTTAGGGTAGCAAACGAATTACTCAGGGCTCTCGCGATTCTGCAGGATGAACGATCCTCGTCATTATCTACTGAAATCGAAACGATAATGAAGAGTTTCGCTGATAGCATTTTACAAAGCGAAGTTGGGATTGCCGATGCCGACGAAAAAGTTCGTGAAAATGCATTCAACACGTTGATTAACTTTTTGATGAGCTTCGCTAGTAGGACGGGAACACGTGACCGCTTGAATGTATTTACGACCAACTACGACCGCCTAATTGAGGCTGGTTGCGAACTGGCAGGTATACACCTACTCGACCGGTTCGTTGGCAATTTGAATCCCATCTTCAGGACATCAAGGCTTGATCTTGATATGCACTATAACCCTCCCGGCATACGGGGGGAGCCTCGCTATTTAGAAGGAGTTGCCCGTTTTACCAAGCTTCACGGCTCGATTGATTGGGCTCAGGTTGGTGGCGAGATTCGGCGTCTAGGTCTTCCATTCGGAACGTCGGACGTAAAGCCATATTTAGCCATGCCTGGTTTTTCCGGCGTCAACGCTGACAGCCTGATGATTTATCCGAATGCAGCAAAGGACTCAGAGACCGCCCAATATCCGTATGTAGAGCTATTCAGGGATTTTGCAGCTGCACTGTGTCGGCCTAACAGCACACTAGTAACTTACGGTTATAGTTTTGGTGATGAGCATATAAATCGCATTATACGCGACATGCTTACTATACCATCGACACATTTAGTGGTGATTTCCTATGGCGATACTATGGGGCGCATAATGGAAAACTACGAACGAGTGGGACGTCCTTCTCAGATCAGTTTGTTAATCGGGCCGGCTCTTGCAGACATTTCCATCCTTACCGAAAACTTCCTTCCAAAGTCCTCAATTGACCGAACAACATCCCGAATGAGTGATCTTTTGAAGATGCGTTTTGGGACCAAGGAGTCGGAAAGAGATACTGAGAAAGGTGACGCTCAATGAGCCAGTCACCATTAGCTTTTGCGGATTCGCTTCGAATCGGCAGCATCGACTTTGTCTCACCTGATGAGGTCAAGGTGCTACTTGATATCGAGGCCCCGGAATCTCTCGCACTGAATACTGGAAGTCCTAGACCGTTTCCCCGAATAAACGGGTATGTCTTAATTCCTTCAGACAATGGTTATCTTGTCGGACAAGTCGAATGGATTACTATTGAGCGTTCCCAATATCCGAAGAGAAAGGGAATGCAGGATTTTGGATTGGTTGATCTACCTTACCCACTCAGAAAGCTCTGTCTAAATCCCATTGGAACTCTCGCTACTTCAGCGAAGGACGAAGACGGAAATCCGGTTTTTCGCTTCCGCCGAGGGGTTGAATCTTTTCCATCAGTTGGAGATCATGTCCTTCTCCCCACAGCCCAACAGTTACGATCAATAATAGAATCCGGCACTAATCGGCATGTCAAAATTGGTTCGAGCCCCTTAGCAGATGGTGCTGAAGTCAGGATTGACCCTAATCGTCTCTTTGGACGTCACCTCGCGGTCCTTGGGAATACAGGTAGTGGAAAATCATGTTCAGTGGCAGGACTGATTCGCTGGTCGCTCGCTACAACCGGTAAAGATAGACCGAATGCCCGTTTTATCATCCTCGACCCAAACGGAGAATATAGCCGTGCATTCGCTGACTACAAAGATGCGAGACAATTCAAAGTCGGGTTCGAAGGAGACCAAACTGAGGTGAAAGCGCTTAAGATTCCCTTGTGGTTCTGGAACAGTGCAGAATGGGCAGCTTTTACGCAAGCCAGTGGCAAGACACAGCGACCAACCCTAGTACAGGCATTGCGTAGTGTCAGAGAAGGCACCGATCAATCAGGTAACTTAAAGCCGAATGAGATGCGTCGTTATTTGAGGACAATTGCGACTGCTTTGAAAATAGAAATAAATGCCGGAAGGCCATGGGGCAACTTTCCTCACCCAAAAAACTTCTTCGAGAAAATTAAAGTGTGGAGAGATGGTCTAGTCGCTGAAGACGAGTTTAGCCAAACTCAGAAAGACGCTTTAGATGCAGTTTTGAACATGGTCACTGCGTTTGAGCAGAATCGACAGGGTCAATATCCAACCTATGAATTCAACAGGCAGGAGATCCAAGAGTTCAGGGACCAAATAATAACAGCTTATACTACTTTCGGTGGCACGGAGGATGAATTTGAACTGGTTGACCCAGACATCCCGATCCAATTTACAGGCGATGATTTTTTACAGAACGTAGAAGCTACCGCAGACCTGCTAAATGTTTCCGAATATGTAGAGACATTACTAATGAGGCTGAAGAGTTTGCTCTCTGATGCTCGAATGAAGTCAATTATTGGTCAAGCAGATGGGATGACTCTCGAAGCTTGGCTGTCAGACTATATCGGCGGAAATAAAGCAGAGAACGGCACTGTAACTATTATTGATCTATCGCTGGTTCCATCTGAAGTAGTTCACCTCCTAACTACGGTGATAGCTCGGATGACGTTCGAGTCTCTCCAGAGGTATCGCCGAATTCATCCGAAGCACAAAGTGCTTCCTACAGTGTTGGTAATGGAAGAAGCACATACTTTCGTTAAGCGATACAAGGAAGACGGAGAAAATCACGACGCTGCAACAACGTGCTGCCAGCTGTTTGAAAAAATAGCGCGCGAAGGCCGCAAGTTCGGTCTAGGGCTGGTATTATCATCGCAGAGGCCTTCAGAGCTATCTCCAACAGTTCTTTCGCAATGTAATACCTTCCTGCTCCACCGAATTAGTAATGACCGCGACCAAGAACTGGTTCACAAGCTTGTCCCCGATAACTTACGTGGGCTCTTGCGCGACCTCCCGTCATTACCATCGCAAAACGCTATACTTCTGGGGTGGGCGTCTGAACTACCTGTGCTTGTTCGAATCAGAGATCTGCCCAAAGAACATCAGCCACAGTCCGATGACCCAGACTTCTGGGAGGTTTGGACACATAAAGAGGATAGGGAGGTTGATTGGAATGCTATCGCGAATGAATGGCAGAGGCGGCCAATCTCGAATACTTCCGAACTGCCCGAACCCGCCACCGGCCAAGAATCTGAAGAAAGACCCGAGGATAACATTGATATCGATCCCGACGATTTGATGTAAAAAAAGAAATTCTCTCAGATTTGATAAATAATTTAAATGGAAAACAAAAAACTAAGTTTAGAAGAGATCGCAGCAGAAATACTATTTGTTCAACATTTAGGTGTTGTTTGTGTTGAATATGCCAACCAAGAACTGCTGGTAGAGTCTTGGAAGCATGTTAACGGGCACACCCTTCGTAAGGACCCGCCACATTTTAACGGTGACGTCTATCATGTTCATGCCAAGTTGGCTGGAGGCTATGAAGCAAGTTGGGAGGTCACTGGAGCTCGGCGACATCCAGAGAAATTTCCAGCCAATGTGCCGAGAGGCGTGCGTCAAGCAGCGGCTCAGGTATTAGGCATCGATGTGAATCTCCTGGAGTGCTTCTGGATTCGCGAAAACAACGAACAAGTCCTCCTTATTGAAGTTACTGATTCAGGAGATGATTTACTATGACCCAATCCAATTTAAACTTAACCACAGAGAAGAAAACCAGGGCAGTGGCTGGGGCAGACATTTGAGTCCGATGCAGCGAATCTAATCTGGAACGGGAACCCGATAAATATATTGTTATGAAAGTCGTATTAGCTTTAGCCATTATCTTCGGTATTATTCTTGGCGGCATGTGGGGTGGTATTGGTGCCGGAATTTTAGTTGGCTTTATCTTTCTGGTTTTTAAGTCGTCCGGTAAGACAGAGGAAGCTTCTCGTAGCGTGAGTTCGCGTACGCGCAGCAAAGGCTCAGGTGATGGAGATTTTACGATACGTGTTGAACTCGGTGGCGCTAGGTATGGTCATACAAGAGGAGGGGAAGATCTAAATTGGGTTGCGCATGGTGACAGCGTTGAGGTGGCAGGTCGAAATATTAGCGCAGGCCTTGTCTATTACGTAGATGGAGATGCTAAAGTTTTTGAACCGTCAGCGCTCAATCGAAAACTACCGGTTGGTAAGGCTGCTGAGGGAGTTGCTGC harbors:
- a CDS encoding metallophosphoesterase family protein, with protein sequence MIRFIHTADWQMGMKASGLGAASQAVREARLDSIKRLVELGNEKEAELILVTGDIFEDNAVDRLLVRKVGQLLAAFKGKVFIAPGNHDPLAPGCVWEHPVWEESRNVMVIRQNEPIELENCTIYPSPLKEKYSTRNPVSWIQAQDSAKIAIGMGHGNVEGLPDVEPDFPIPQNAAETAGLDYLGIGHWHSYAPYKDGNGAIRMAYSGTHETTKFGERDSGNALLIEISERGATPNIEVLPTGCLSWYSMERSLDTPGSLKPIISELSALDDSEQTLVRLRLNGLLFASDREDLESIREILQTRFLFGELRADTLTPAPEDDTWIEELPAGALREAAETIRQQAMHGANDRDRAVATRALIELFDSKEKAAS
- a CDS encoding AAA family ATPase is translated as MILKRIIVSNWRSLLDEVEVGPFSEGLNVIHAPNGTGKSSLFEAMRRGLFDAHHVSGGEIAAVQPWGRDLTPSVAIEFIEGDATWRVEKAFLSGKSAKLLRLEGGTFKPVADGRNADERIREILSAEAPGRGLSKQEHWGLAQILWAPQGELHLDKISGNAAERLKGALGIQMSGESGGQIEDRIEEKYLQFFTKKGSFKGGKNAAPLVLFQERETELAQQLTTIREKHLAFEQAGHDVEDARQRRFQARREADALRDTVTKTRANAEAYAKLKSEQSNKRDAEALAKEKYDGLNSRQQKIGQTREQIATLSKTAEEQVSQLTGLQKEEQQAKDALATQRTAQENARAKRSQLSERQKTIDSARDYLKQRESLEALGKRLGQVEELTQKKTKASQSLEGILAPSTKAIRDLRKWIGQRDQATIALKASQIHLTITPEKDIVVKSATGSGDSKVEAGKTFELSGDDWVDVSVTDFGSIRASGPKGNADGHRTELDEAKQKIENLTQPYGTDDPEKLQELRNQADKLEQDVQTLEERIEDILSGDALDVLKQNQAELQARTAETEKQFDGWSEQPPSLSALQSQFETLSKGIEDAIAAAEDAYEKAQAGHTAADKAVSEAQADLKVVQGQLETAQRQLTELSSDNLSDEERTKAISEALMSWQAAKVTAEKAEEALKQFPDDPSKELDKLEKQLTALEDTESKARDEEKTSEGQLQSLAAEGTYSKLVAAEEELAAVKTEIEQESIRMDAIQLLHDTVSNCKSRMVASVSAPVARSASRMLSRIVGPRLGQLQLTGDFVPDAVSPEIATDPVALHNLSGGEQEQLYLVARLALADVLAKEQRQLVVLDDVLNATDAGRLARLLTLMEEVSDRLQIIILTCHPERYRALEEAKFFELK
- a CDS encoding SIR2 family protein, with product MSDTMISTPEKKEPHVNILKTRDDRKPVYFTQSEDDKYQIDSAEKPSWAENTFSVNDLRQRIEPWLTALFQSEHLSLLAGSGLTHAIHYLAANKAAAGMNRAEFVIEGAKIKEAANKSAEAVVRKNPNIEDDLRVANELLRALAILQDERSSSLSTEIETIMKSFADSILQSEVGIADADEKVRENAFNTLINFLMSFASRTGTRDRLNVFTTNYDRLIEAGCELAGIHLLDRFVGNLNPIFRTSRLDLDMHYNPPGIRGEPRYLEGVARFTKLHGSIDWAQVGGEIRRLGLPFGTSDVKPYLAMPGFSGVNADSLMIYPNAAKDSETAQYPYVELFRDFAAALCRPNSTLVTYGYSFGDEHINRIIRDMLTIPSTHLVVISYGDTMGRIMENYERVGRPSQISLLIGPALADISILTENFLPKSSIDRTTSRMSDLLKMRFGTKESERDTEKGDAQ
- a CDS encoding ATP-binding protein; the protein is MSQSPLAFADSLRIGSIDFVSPDEVKVLLDIEAPESLALNTGSPRPFPRINGYVLIPSDNGYLVGQVEWITIERSQYPKRKGMQDFGLVDLPYPLRKLCLNPIGTLATSAKDEDGNPVFRFRRGVESFPSVGDHVLLPTAQQLRSIIESGTNRHVKIGSSPLADGAEVRIDPNRLFGRHLAVLGNTGSGKSCSVAGLIRWSLATTGKDRPNARFIILDPNGEYSRAFADYKDARQFKVGFEGDQTEVKALKIPLWFWNSAEWAAFTQASGKTQRPTLVQALRSVREGTDQSGNLKPNEMRRYLRTIATALKIEINAGRPWGNFPHPKNFFEKIKVWRDGLVAEDEFSQTQKDALDAVLNMVTAFEQNRQGQYPTYEFNRQEIQEFRDQIITAYTTFGGTEDEFELVDPDIPIQFTGDDFLQNVEATADLLNVSEYVETLLMRLKSLLSDARMKSIIGQADGMTLEAWLSDYIGGNKAENGTVTIIDLSLVPSEVVHLLTTVIARMTFESLQRYRRIHPKHKVLPTVLVMEEAHTFVKRYKEDGENHDAATTCCQLFEKIAREGRKFGLGLVLSSQRPSELSPTVLSQCNTFLLHRISNDRDQELVHKLVPDNLRGLLRDLPSLPSQNAILLGWASELPVLVRIRDLPKEHQPQSDDPDFWEVWTHKEDREVDWNAIANEWQRRPISNTSELPEPATGQESEERPEDNIDIDPDDLM